A region from the Lates calcarifer isolate ASB-BC8 linkage group LG2, TLL_Latcal_v3, whole genome shotgun sequence genome encodes:
- the leo1 gene encoding RNA polymerase-associated protein LEO1 yields MADMDELFGSDGDSDNDQRESGSGSGSDSEQERPRSASNASGSGSDSDRERDDDDEDDGQEAGKPSMNKELFGDDSEDEQHSQHSGSDNQSERSGNQSDATMHSDQGDHSDAEQHSGSERGHRDEDEDDEDGGHRSDGGSPAGSGMSGAGSPHSERGSIRSDRSVHSDPGTPQSGPGTPHSDGEASGRENQSDDEKWEGGAKSDQSEDEEEKRHYSDEERENSDDEGPRNRKSESAKGSDSEDDFIRQKTKAKAASDSDSDSDIGTKKTKKTAADDLFGEADDISSDSDAEKPLTPGQPLDTEDGMEGEQAEEEPAPETRIEVEIPKVSTDLGSDLYFVKLPNFLSVEPRPFDPQYYEDEFEDEEMLDEEGRTRLKLKVENTIRWRVKRDEEGNETRESNARIVKWSDGSMSLHLGNEVFDVYKAPLQGDHNHLFIRQGTGLQGQAVFKTKLTFRPHSTDSATHRKMTLSLADRCSKTQKIRILPMAGRDPESHRNEMIKKEEERLRASIRRESQQRRMREKQHQRGLSSSYLEPDRYDDEEEGEEAISLAAIKSKYKGGGLREERARIYSSDSDEGSDDDKAQRLMKAKKLDSDEEGEGSGKRKAEDDEEMATKKAKKYVISDEEEEEEEEEDDE; encoded by the exons ATGGCGGACATGGATGAATTGTTCGGTAGTGATGGGGACAGCGACAATGATCAGCGAG AGTCTGGCTCTGGTTCCGGTTCAGACTCGGAACAGGAGAGGCCTCGATCTGCCAGCAACGCCTCAGGCAGcggcagtgacagtgacagggaacgggatgatgatgatgaagacgaCGGCCAGGAGGCAGGAAAACCCAGTATGAataag GAACTGTTTGGAGACGACAGTGAGGACGAGCAACACAGTCAACACAGTGGCAGCGACAACCAGTCCGAACGGTCTGGGAATCAGTCAGACGCCACTATGCACTCAGACCAGGGGGACCACTCCGACGCAGAGCAGCACAGCGGGTCAGAGCGTGGCCATCGGGATGAGGATGAAGACGATGAGGATGGGGGCCACCGTTCGGACGGAGGGAGCCCGGCCGGCAGCGGTATGTCCGGAGCAGGAAGCCCTCACTCTGAGAGAGGCAGCATCCGTTCAGACAGAAg TGTGCACAGTGATCCGGGGACTCCTCAGTCGGGGCCGGGCACTCCTCACTCTGACGGAGAAGCTTCTGGCAGGGAGAACCAGTCGGACGATGAGAAGTGGGAAGGAGGGGCAAAGAGCGACCAGtcagaggacgaggaggagaaaCGTCATTACTCTGACGAAGAAAGAGAGAACTCTGATGACGAGGGTCCGAGGAACAGGAAGTCAG agtcAGCAAAGGGCAGTGATAGTGAAGATGATTTCATCAGACAGAAAACCAAAGCAAAAGCCGCCTCTGACTCAGATTCAGACAGTGATATCGGAACAAAGAAAA CAAAGAAAACTGCAGCAGACGACCTGTTTGGAGAGGCTGACGACATCTCTTcagacagtgatgcagagaAGCCTCTGACCCCAGGACAGCCTCTG gaTACAGAGGATGGGATGGAGGGGgagcaggcagaggaggagcCTGCACCTGAAACTCGTATTGAAGTAGAGATCCCAAAAGTCAGCACAGACCTGGGATCTGACCTTTATTTTGTCAAGCTGCCcaacttcctgtctgtggaGCCCAG ACCATTTGATCCTCAGTACTATGAGGATGAATTTGAGGATGAAGAAATGCTGGATGAAGAGGGACGGACCAGGCTCAAACTGAAG GTGGAGAACACAATTCGGTGGAGAGTCaaaagagatgaggagggaAATGAAACGCGGGAGAGCAACGCACGCATTGTCAAATGGTCTGACGGCAG CATGTCCCTCCACCTGGGGAACGAAGTGTTTGATGTTTACAAAGCTCCTCTCCAAGGAGACCACAACCACCTGTTCATCCGACAGGGCACTGGACTGCAGGGGCAGGCTGTGTTCAAAACCAAACTCACGTTCAG GCCCCACTCCACAGACAGCGCCACCCACAGGAAGATGACTCTGTCTCTGGCTGACCGCTGCTCCAAGACACAGAAGATCAGAATCCTTCCGATGGCTGGGCGGGATCCCGAGTCGCATCGCAACGAAATGATCAAG aaagaggaggagcGGCTGCGAGCCTCTATCCGCAGAGAGTCCcagcagaggaggatgagggagaaGCAGCACCAGAGAGGCCTGAGCAGCAGCTACTTGGAACCCGACCGGTAcgacgatgaggaggagggcGAGGAGGCAATCAGCCTGGCAGCCATCAAGAGCAAATACAAGGGAGGAGGCCTGAGAG AGGAGCGAGCGAGGATCTATTCATCAGATAGCGATGAGGGCTCTGATGATGATAAAGCCCAAAGGTTGATGAAGGCCAAGAAGCTTGACAGTGATGAG GAGGGCGAGGGATCAGGCAAGAGAAAGGCAGAGGACGATGAGGAGATGGCCACCAAGAAGGCCAAGAAATATGTCATCAgcgatgaagaggaggaagaggaggaggaggaggatgacgaataa